A section of the Sceloporus undulatus isolate JIND9_A2432 ecotype Alabama chromosome 3, SceUnd_v1.1, whole genome shotgun sequence genome encodes:
- the LOC121925527 gene encoding protein WWC3-like: MFFFQLYRSDSDSSTLPRKSPFIRNTLERRTLRYKQQSCRSSLADLMERTSLDLELDLQASRTRQRHLNEELSVLRELRQRLEDAQLTGQTDLPHWVLRDERFRNLLKEAEKQTRQTKFEHHQQQAAEKLLKKASKEVYQLRGQNQKEPIQVQTFREKMAFFTRPRINIPPLPADDV, translated from the exons atgtttttcttccagctgtatcGTAGTGATAGTGACAGTTCCACTCTGCCAAGAAAGTCACCTTTCATCCGAAATACTTTGGAAAGGCGTACATTGCGTTATAAGCAG CAATCATGTAGATCATCTTTGGCTGATCTTATGGAAAGGACATCACTAGACCTGGAGCTGGATCTTCAGGCTTCCAGAACAAGGCAGAGGCACTTGAATGAAGAATTGTCTGTTCTGCGAGAGTTGCGGCAACGCCTGGAGGATGCCCAGCTTACTGGTCAAACTGACCTGCCTCATTGGGTCCTTCGGGATGAACGATTCCGAAACTTGCTGAAGGAAGCAGAAAAACAG ACAAGACAGACCAAATTTGAGCATCATCAACagcaagcagctgaaaaattgcTTAAAAAAGCATCCAAAGAAGTATACCAGCTGCGTGGACAAAATCAGAAGGAGCCTATTCAAGTGCAGACTTTTCG GGAGAAGATGGCATTCTTTACAAGGCCAAGGATCAATATACCTCCTCTTCCAGCTGATGATGTATAA